The Halotia branconii CENA392 region CAGTGATCGCCTGTTATGCAAACAGCGGTGCGATCGCTTCACAGGAAAGGTGAAAATTCAATGGAACCAACACCAAAGCAGTTAAAAGCACTTTATCAAAGATGCGTAAGAGCAAGTAATTTGCTTCAACCAATCAAAATAGTAAGGCTTGATAATCGCACCAACCGAATAGTTATGCTGATTGGAGAGACAATACAAATAGAAATTCTTCCAAATGGGGAGGTACTAATCGAGTGACTAAGCCAAATTATGAATCAATGACAGAACCAGAATTGCGTGACTATATTAGACGCAATCCTCAAGATGAAGATGCTTTTCAGCACTACCTAAGCATTATTCGCTCTCGCCCTGGCGTGCTTCGCACTACAGATGAAGAAGCAGATGCAGAAATGGAAAAGAGGGTCAATCAAGGTCAGAGATAGCGATAAACTTCCTGAACAATTTTTCATTGTTCTTAGTTATTGAGTTAGAATATATAATTTGTTTAAATTCAGTCTTGAAACACTATTATAAATGAGCGATCGCCCTTGTATTTTTTCTTTTTTTGCTGGTTCTGGTTTTTTAGATTTAGGTTTTGAAACTAGCGGTTTTAACATTGTTTATGTCAATGAAATCTTCTCTCCATTCCTGGCAGCATACCGCTATTCGCGGCATATTCTCAACTTACCATTAACAGAATATGGATATTGTGATAGAGAAACAGCAGATATTACTCAACTTATCGATGGAAAACAAGCACAACGCTTAAAAGAATTAGTTAAAGATTGTCGTAAATCTCATAATATTGTGGGCTTTATTGGCGGGCCTCCCTGTCCTGATTTTTCTATTGGGGGCAAAAATAAAGGACGATTGGGAGATCACGGTAAACTTTCGGCTTCTTATGTGGAATTAATTTGCCGTAATTTACCAGATTTTTTTGTATTTGAGAATGTAAAAGGTTTATACAAAACAATAAAACATCGTTTATTTTTTGAAAATCTGAAACAACAATTACAACAAACAGGATATACATTAACAAAACGATTAATTAATTCTATTGAATACGGTGTGCCACAGGATAGAGAAAGAATCATTCTGATAGGTTTCAGAAATAATTTTTTAAAAGAAATAGGAATCAACCATCAATTTAGTTTTCCTTGGAAAAAACATGTTTTATATCCTCAAGAGAAAGTGTTTGCTTTTCCTTGGCGTAAGTGTGAACCGTTTAAAGAAGAATCTATAACTATTTGTCCTGACGATATACCTCAAGAACTAACAGTTGAATATTGGTTTAGAAAAAATAATGTGTTGAAACATCCTAATGCTGAACATTGTTTTCAACCAAGAGCAGGTATCACCAGATTTGCTACTGTTGATGAAGGAGATGATTCTAAAAAATCTTTCAAACGTCTGCATAGATGGCGTTACTCTCCGACAGCTTGCTACGGAAATAATGAAGTGCATTTACACCCTTATAAAGTTCGCCGAATATCTGTAGCGGAAGCTTTAGCTATACAATCTTTACCTGCAAATTTTATACTTCCAGAAAATATGTCACTCACCAATATGTTTAAAACTATTGGTAATGGCGTACCATATTTAGCATCAAAGGCATTAGCTGAGACTATTGTTGACTTTTTAAGAATTAACGTTCATCTTTCTCATGTCACAACAGCCTAATGTCAACTTAAATACCTAAAAAATTCTGGTATGCTTGCAAGCTTGATGTGTAATACCAGTTCAGCGGCTTGTTTTCAGGATAAACTCGTAATAAATATGCTTTAATATATATATAAGAAATGTTTTGATTTTTTATAAAGATTAATAATCAACTTACTGGCAAAGGCACGATGGCAGCAGACTATCCAGACATTGATATTGCGCCATTCATTGATCACGCCCTGTTAACACCCACAGCTACCCCAGAGCAGGTTGAGCAATGGTGTGAAGAAGCAGACAGATTTCATTTTGCAGCGGTTTGTCTTCATCCTGTTTATGTCAAACAAGCAACGGAACTCCTCCACGGCAAAAACCCAAAAGTTTGTACGGTGATTGGCTTTCCGACTGGTGCGACAACTTCGGCCGTCAAACTTTATGAGGCTCAAGAAGCAGTAGAAAATGGTGCTACTGAGTTAGATGTTGTGATCAACTTGGGTTGGTTGAAAGCTGGCAAAACTGAAGAAGTGCATCGGGAAATTGCCGAAATTTGTGAAGAGACTGGGCAAACTGTCAAGGTAATTTTGGAAACAAACTTACTGACAGATGCTGAGAAAAATCTGGCGGCAGAAATATGTATGGAAGCCGGAGCAGCATTTTTAAAAACCAGTACAGGCTGGAATGGTGGTGCTACGGTGGCAGATGTGCAACTTTTGAAAGAAGTAGCTAAAGAAAGAGTAGGAATTAAGGCTTCAGGGGGTATTCGTACTGTAAATCAAGCCCTAGACTTAATTCTAGCGGGTGCTACTAGATTAGGCACATCTGGCGGTGTCGATTTGATCCGCCAGCGCGATAACCTGGAAAAGGGTCGATAGTCATTCGTTTTTTGATATTTGTCATTTGTCCAATGATTAATGAGTAGAACCTATAAAGTAACTGGGATTAATCTTAAAACCCAGGCACTGGGAGAATCTGACAGAATAGTGACAATTTTGACACGGGAATTTGGTTTGATTCGAGCAGTTGCCCCTGGCGCACGCAAGCACAACTCTAGCCTTGGTGGCAGGAGTGGAATGTTTGTAGTGAATGAACTATTAATTGCTAAAGGGCGATCGCTCGATAAAATTACTCAAGCACAAACGTTAAAAACTTATCCTGGTCTGGCTCAAGATCTGGGAAAATTATCTGCTAGTCAATATTTAGCAGAAATAGTCTTATGTCAAGCTTTAAGCGAGCAACCCCAAGAAGAAATTTATGAATTATTTAATGAACATCTTCAGCGGTTAGAAGCTTTACCAAAGTCAGAAGCAACTGCTGTTGTTGCACATCTAGCTCAAGGAGTATTTCATCTTTTAGCTTTGGGAGGACTGACACCCCAGGTACAAGTATGTTGTTTAACTCAACGTCCCTTAACACCAGACTTTACAAATCCCAATTGGCAAGTAGGATTTAGCATTACTGCGGGGGGAACAGTTTGCTTAGAGGCTTGGGAAGGCTTGCGATCGCAAAGTAAAAAACAAGCTCCCCTCCTACCATCGCCCCATTTTACCTCCATAGCATCTTCCCCAAAATCTAGTTATCAAACTGTTGCCCATCGGCAAGAAATACCAGTAATTTCCAGTCGCCTAAATGCTACAGAACTGGCCATGTTTCAACAGTTGTCACAACCAGAGATAATGCAAGTAAACCCAGTCAAAGATTATGGCTGGTTATCTGTTGAGCAAATTTTGCGCCAGTATGCTCAATATCATTTAGGTCGCCCGATTCGCTCTGCTTCTTTGATTGACTCTTATTTTGCTGCAAACTCATGATGCAACCGTCTGATTTGGATTCAAAAATCCTACCCCTATCACCAAGCTACGCCAAAAAACAGAACAAGGCATCAGTTCCTAAAGTTCCGAATCATCTGAGTGCAGTTCCTAAATCTACACCCAGTCACATGAATCGCGAAGAAATGTCCTCACAAGACATTTCCATAAATAATAAACATGAAACATCGGAAATACCAAAAAACGATATTTCTCAGCAATCTGAAAAACCAACTCAAGCATTAAATACAGACCAGACAGATAAAAATAGCGATCGCAATGGACAAAACTCACCAGTAGCTAATGTCCCACAAACAGAATTAAATGACTCTGGTTCAGGTAATTTACCCCAGCAGGGATTTTTACCAGTATTAAAAAATCCTAATTTTCTCGCCCTTTGGGGTGGTCAAGTTTTTTGCCAATTGGCAGATAAAGTGTATTTAGTATTAATGATTGCTTTGATTAATACTCAGTTTCAATCAAGTGATCAAAGCATTAGTGGCTGGGTGTCTGCTTTAATGATGGCTTTTACCATTCCAGCGGTACTGTTTGGTTCAATCGCTGGTGTGTTTGTGGATCGCTGGTCTAAAAAGGCCGTGCTAGTGTCCACAAATGTTTGGCGTGGCATTCTGGTTTTAGCAATACCCGTGCTGCTGTGGTTAACTCATGATTGGCAACCTATAGGAGTGATACCAGTAGGTTTTGCAATTATTTTGGGCGTAACTTTTTTAGTTTCCACACTGACACAGTTTTTTGCCCCAGCAGAACAAGCTGCAATTCCTTTAGTTGTGGAAGAACAGCACTTACTTTCGGCTAATTCCCTATATACAACAACCATGATGGCATCGGTAATTGTCGGGTTTGCCATTGGAGAACCATTATTAGCGATCGCTGATGCTATTTGGCTAAAACTTGGTGGTGGTGAAGAACTCGGCAAAGAACTGTTGGTAGGTGGTAGTTATGCGATCGCTGGGATAATTTTGTTTCTGTTAGCGACTAAAGAAAAACCCCACGCACCCGAAACCGCATTTCCTCATGTTTTCTCTGACTTACGTGATGGTTTTAGCTACCTTAATGCTAATTATCGCGTCCGCAATGCCTTACTACAATTGATTATTTTATTTTCTGTCTTTGCGGCATTAACTGTTTTAGCTGTGCGGATGGCAGAAATAATTCCTAACTTAAAAGCTTCCCAGTTTGGCTTTTTACTAGCATCTGGGGGTGTGGGGATTGCGATCGGGGCAACACTCCTGGGTCAGTTTGGTCAACGTTTCTCTTATCCTCAATTGAGTTTTTGCGGTTGTGCCGGGATGGCAGCATCTTTAATTGGTCTTTCAATATTCACAACCCAACTATGGATAGTTCTATTGTTAGTGGCTCTATTGGGTATCTTTGGGGCGCTAGTAGGTATCCCAATGCAAACAGCAATCCAGACAGAAACCCCGGCAGAAATGCGGGGCAAAGTATTCGGCTTACAAAATAATGTGATTAATATTGCCCTTTCTTTACCTCTAGCGTTGGCAGGTGTAGCAGAAACCTTTGTCGGATTACATGCAGTTTTTTTGGGATTAGCTGCGATCGTCTTTTCAGGAGCTATCTTAACTTGGTATAACTCCCATGAATAATTATCGAAATCATCACTTTGATAATTTATAGCAGTTCCCAATTACATGAGGTACAGTCTAGCTTCTAATTACTAGCCCCTAGCCCCTAGTCTCTAGTCCCTAATCTTAACGAAATATACCTCACTAAAACGAGAAATGCTATATAACTTTGATGTCATTATTAACTTCATGAAAATTTAGCTTTCATGCTAAACTAAGTCCAGTGAAAATTTATCAAAGATTTGCTGGGTATCATTTGGATATTAACCAGAGAAAGTTGTCATCAATATATGTTGATAAACAACTTATAAGTTAAAGTCAATAAGCGATAAATACACTAAATTTAATAATTGTCAAAATTGGGTTAGGTGGAGTTTTATGGTCAACAAAAAGCCAGGAACTGCAACGGGATAAAAGGCAGATTATCAAGGATAACAAATTAATATATTAAACCCGTTTTTCTGATAGTTAAATAAAGAATGCGTATAGCCTGGATTGGAAAAAAATCACCCTTTTGTGGCAACGTCACCTACAGCCGGGAAATTACAAATGCCTTGTTAGACCGGGGACACCAAGTTAGCTTTCTTCACTTTGCCCAAGAAGAATCTGAACCTGATAATTGGCCAAACTGTCAAGATGTGCCTTTACCCTTCATTTATAAGTCTCAGGTTTACACAATTCCTACTTTCAAAGCGACCAAGGTTTTAACTCAGTCGCTACGTCGTATTAAGCCCGACGTAGTTCATGCTTCTTTGACTTTATCTCCCCTTGATTTTGTTTTACCAGAGATCTGTGAAGAACTAAATTTGCCTCTGGTTGCCACTTTTCACACACCATTTGCAGGTAAAGGAGCAAAACTCATATCGGGAACACAGCTTTTAGCTTATCAACTCTACGCGCCTTTTTTGGGTAACTATAATCGCGTCATTGTATTTTCTCAAATTCAGCGAGAGTTGCTGGCGAAGATGGGTGTACGGGAAGAAAATATTGCTGTGATTCCCAACGGTGTCGATACTACAAAATACTCTCCTGGATCTTCTACAATTAAAGCAGAGTTCAAAGCCGAACGCTTATTTGTATACCAAGGTCGGATAGCCCCAGAAAAAAATGTTGAACCCCTCCTCCGCGCTTGGAAACAGTCGGAAATGGGAACTGATA contains the following coding sequences:
- a CDS encoding DUF6888 family protein, whose amino-acid sequence is MEPTPKQLKALYQRCVRASNLLQPIKIVRLDNRTNRIVMLIGETIQIEILPNGEVLIE
- a CDS encoding DUF6887 family protein produces the protein MTKPNYESMTEPELRDYIRRNPQDEDAFQHYLSIIRSRPGVLRTTDEEADAEMEKRVNQGQR
- a CDS encoding DNA cytosine methyltransferase, producing MSDRPCIFSFFAGSGFLDLGFETSGFNIVYVNEIFSPFLAAYRYSRHILNLPLTEYGYCDRETADITQLIDGKQAQRLKELVKDCRKSHNIVGFIGGPPCPDFSIGGKNKGRLGDHGKLSASYVELICRNLPDFFVFENVKGLYKTIKHRLFFENLKQQLQQTGYTLTKRLINSIEYGVPQDRERIILIGFRNNFLKEIGINHQFSFPWKKHVLYPQEKVFAFPWRKCEPFKEESITICPDDIPQELTVEYWFRKNNVLKHPNAEHCFQPRAGITRFATVDEGDDSKKSFKRLHRWRYSPTACYGNNEVHLHPYKVRRISVAEALAIQSLPANFILPENMSLTNMFKTIGNGVPYLASKALAETIVDFLRINVHLSHVTTA
- the deoC gene encoding deoxyribose-phosphate aldolase translates to MAADYPDIDIAPFIDHALLTPTATPEQVEQWCEEADRFHFAAVCLHPVYVKQATELLHGKNPKVCTVIGFPTGATTSAVKLYEAQEAVENGATELDVVINLGWLKAGKTEEVHREIAEICEETGQTVKVILETNLLTDAEKNLAAEICMEAGAAFLKTSTGWNGGATVADVQLLKEVAKERVGIKASGGIRTVNQALDLILAGATRLGTSGGVDLIRQRDNLEKGR
- the recO gene encoding DNA repair protein RecO, which codes for MSRTYKVTGINLKTQALGESDRIVTILTREFGLIRAVAPGARKHNSSLGGRSGMFVVNELLIAKGRSLDKITQAQTLKTYPGLAQDLGKLSASQYLAEIVLCQALSEQPQEEIYELFNEHLQRLEALPKSEATAVVAHLAQGVFHLLALGGLTPQVQVCCLTQRPLTPDFTNPNWQVGFSITAGGTVCLEAWEGLRSQSKKQAPLLPSPHFTSIASSPKSSYQTVAHRQEIPVISSRLNATELAMFQQLSQPEIMQVNPVKDYGWLSVEQILRQYAQYHLGRPIRSASLIDSYFAANS
- a CDS encoding MFS transporter — encoded protein: MQPSDLDSKILPLSPSYAKKQNKASVPKVPNHLSAVPKSTPSHMNREEMSSQDISINNKHETSEIPKNDISQQSEKPTQALNTDQTDKNSDRNGQNSPVANVPQTELNDSGSGNLPQQGFLPVLKNPNFLALWGGQVFCQLADKVYLVLMIALINTQFQSSDQSISGWVSALMMAFTIPAVLFGSIAGVFVDRWSKKAVLVSTNVWRGILVLAIPVLLWLTHDWQPIGVIPVGFAIILGVTFLVSTLTQFFAPAEQAAIPLVVEEQHLLSANSLYTTTMMASVIVGFAIGEPLLAIADAIWLKLGGGEELGKELLVGGSYAIAGIILFLLATKEKPHAPETAFPHVFSDLRDGFSYLNANYRVRNALLQLIILFSVFAALTVLAVRMAEIIPNLKASQFGFLLASGGVGIAIGATLLGQFGQRFSYPQLSFCGCAGMAASLIGLSIFTTQLWIVLLLVALLGIFGALVGIPMQTAIQTETPAEMRGKVFGLQNNVINIALSLPLALAGVAETFVGLHAVFLGLAAIVFSGAILTWYNSHE
- a CDS encoding glycosyltransferase family 4 protein; amino-acid sequence: MRIAWIGKKSPFCGNVTYSREITNALLDRGHQVSFLHFAQEESEPDNWPNCQDVPLPFIYKSQVYTIPTFKATKVLTQSLRRIKPDVVHASLTLSPLDFVLPEICEELNLPLVATFHTPFAGKGAKLISGTQLLAYQLYAPFLGNYNRVIVFSQIQRELLAKMGVREENIAVIPNGVDTTKYSPGSSTIKAEFKAERLFVYQGRIAPEKNVEPLLRAWKQSEMGTDSKLLIVGDGPLKSSLEPFYNWEYGITWLGFVADENRRIEILRGADVFILPSLVEGLSLSLLEAMACGLACLATDVGADGEVMEKGAGVVLNTKTVRSQLRTLLPLFQDHPELTTLLGQKARQRILDRYTLSKNISLLEELYQEVLVQRPVPLSRGA